From the genome of Methanomassiliicoccales archaeon, one region includes:
- a CDS encoding ABC transporter permease: protein MVRASGKVLGLISRDRLIADSKTVLITIASLIAFIAAWFAISIYSNLAYIPPPDKVAVAFFNSFTHEDISLGTTMWDNTFASLGRFGIGFVMAFLLALPLGLVMGYFKLAQLFINPIVEVFRPIPPIAWVPVFLLIFGLFWGPVVVIFLGVLFPLLSNIVFGVKSVDKPLIDAAKTMGANRLQLFTKVILPYTIPFIMAGITIGLGIGWMCIVAAEMIGAVGGGIGFYINFMKDIGRFDYMYAGMVMIALLGLVTVGASRYVENKLNRRMGVK, encoded by the coding sequence ATGGTGAGAGCTAGCGGCAAGGTACTGGGATTAATATCCAGGGATAGGCTGATAGCTGATTCGAAGACCGTCCTCATCACCATCGCCTCTTTGATCGCCTTCATTGCGGCCTGGTTCGCTATTTCCATCTACTCCAACCTGGCCTACATCCCACCTCCCGACAAGGTGGCGGTGGCCTTCTTCAATTCCTTCACGCACGAGGACATATCCCTGGGCACGACCATGTGGGACAACACCTTCGCTTCCCTGGGAAGGTTCGGCATAGGGTTCGTGATGGCATTCCTTCTGGCATTGCCATTGGGCCTGGTCATGGGCTATTTCAAACTGGCCCAGTTGTTCATCAATCCCATCGTGGAGGTCTTTCGGCCCATCCCACCGATAGCCTGGGTGCCAGTATTCCTCCTGATCTTCGGCCTGTTCTGGGGACCGGTCGTGGTCATCTTCCTGGGCGTGCTGTTCCCCCTTCTCTCGAACATCGTTTTCGGAGTGAAGTCGGTGGACAAGCCCTTGATCGACGCCGCGAAGACCATGGGGGCCAATCGTCTCCAGCTGTTCACCAAGGTAATTCTTCCCTATACCATCCCGTTCATCATGGCTGGCATCACCATCGGCCTCGGGATCGGATGGATGTGCATCGTGGCCGCGGAAATGATCGGGGCCGTCGGCGGGGGCATAGGATTTTACATCAATTTCATGAAGGACATCGGTAGGTTCGACTACATGTACGCGGGCATGGTGATGATTGCCTTGCTCGGTCTGGTAACGGTAGGGGCGAGCCGCTATGTCGAGAACAAG
- a CDS encoding ABC transporter substrate-binding protein: protein MEKNTKIVAVIAVVAIIVVAGIGAVLLSQPEEEGRKVIYWTTVAPINQKAALQAGTIDGAVGWEPYCSAAISDGTANSVIWSGQVWPNHPCCVLIVKKSFVDNNPANQDLVARVVRAHMDATAWILKTIQEGSGTNYTAMLATGAQFANVNTTVVQQALGHMKYGTQMTDSTKEGLKNFTVEFADLGQITGLGGYSNVTNFVNGIVNTSYLTKALEVTPSSSTLGSVRLGYLNGDLHQFARVIAMNASLWGGETLFERYGIDVSGSAAPFAAGGAVMDAVAANQIDMGYLGSPPTILKRINVGTQIEIVSLVNMEGSAMVARAPLTTLADLNGKLVATPGPTSIQHLLLLYYATQNGYQVKLMGT from the coding sequence ATGGAAAAGAACACCAAGATTGTCGCTGTAATCGCAGTCGTCGCCATCATCGTCGTCGCTGGAATCGGCGCAGTCCTCTTGTCTCAGCCGGAGGAAGAGGGAAGAAAGGTCATCTATTGGACCACCGTCGCGCCGATCAACCAGAAAGCAGCCTTGCAGGCAGGGACGATCGATGGAGCGGTCGGTTGGGAACCCTATTGTTCGGCTGCTATCTCAGATGGCACTGCGAATTCGGTGATCTGGTCCGGCCAAGTATGGCCCAACCATCCGTGCTGCGTTCTGATCGTGAAGAAGAGCTTTGTCGACAACAATCCAGCGAATCAGGATCTGGTCGCTAGGGTCGTCAGGGCGCATATGGATGCCACGGCTTGGATCCTGAAGACCATCCAAGAAGGCTCTGGAACGAACTATACGGCCATGCTGGCGACTGGGGCCCAGTTCGCGAATGTCAACACGACGGTGGTCCAGCAGGCGCTTGGTCACATGAAGTATGGAACCCAGATGACCGATTCTACCAAGGAAGGCCTCAAGAATTTCACCGTGGAATTCGCCGACCTAGGCCAAATAACGGGATTGGGTGGCTACTCCAATGTCACCAACTTCGTCAACGGGATCGTGAACACCTCGTACTTGACGAAGGCCTTAGAGGTAACCCCAAGCTCATCCACACTAGGATCAGTGAGGCTTGGCTACCTGAATGGCGACCTGCACCAATTTGCCAGGGTTATCGCCATGAACGCCTCTCTGTGGGGTGGCGAGACCTTGTTCGAGAGGTACGGCATTGACGTGTCCGGAAGCGCGGCCCCATTTGCGGCGGGAGGCGCGGTCATGGATGCGGTGGCAGCCAACCAGATTGACATGGGCTATCTTGGGTCACCGCCGACCATCCTGAAACGCATAAACGTCGGTACCCAGATTGAGATCGTTTCGCTGGTCAACATGGAGGGCTCAGCCATGGTGGCAAGGGCTCCGCTCACAACCTTGGCAGACCTCAACGGCAAGCTGGTCGCGACTCCAGGTCCGACCTCGATACAGCACCTATTACTGCTGTACTATGCAACCCAGAACGGTTACCAGGTGAAGCTGATGGGGACCTAA